Proteins encoded together in one Aurantiacibacter aquimixticola window:
- a CDS encoding phage holin family protein has product MRPPDDGTVSLPDPPDDASSTIAEDDVAPEVRHSLFDDIEALIDDARTYVSAELTYQKTRAGFVTDRVKKGIAFGAVAVFCGVLATIGLTVGLIIALTPLVTAWGATAIVVLAWLLFAFLLARRAARNFSEASAAMNESDET; this is encoded by the coding sequence GTGAGGCCGCCGGACGATGGCACTGTCAGTTTGCCTGATCCTCCGGACGACGCTTCGTCGACTATCGCGGAAGACGATGTAGCCCCAGAGGTCAGGCATTCGCTGTTCGACGATATCGAAGCTCTGATCGACGATGCGCGCACTTACGTCTCCGCCGAGCTGACATACCAGAAAACGCGCGCGGGCTTTGTGACCGATCGCGTTAAGAAAGGCATCGCGTTCGGAGCGGTTGCCGTTTTCTGCGGTGTGCTCGCGACCATAGGGCTGACGGTCGGCCTGATTATAGCACTCACCCCTCTGGTGACTGCGTGGGGTGCGACCGCGATTGTCGTTTTAGCGTGGCTGCTCTTTGCGTTTCTTTTGGCGCGCCGCGCAGCACGAAATTTCAGTGAGGCATCGGCTGCCATGAATGAGAGCGACGAGACATGA
- the eno gene encoding phosphopyruvate hydratase produces the protein MTAIIDVHAREILDSRGNPTVEVDVLLEDGSMGRAAVPSGASTGAHEAVELRDGDGARYLGKGVTKAVAAVNGPVADLLLEMDAEDQRDIDLAMIALDGTSNKGKLGANALLGASMAVAKAAASARGMPLYAYIGGVSAHTLPVPMMNIVNGGEHADNPIDVQEFMVMPVGADSLAEAVRWGSEIFHTLKKGLADKGLSTSVGDEGGFAPDLASTRDALDFIMASVQKAGFTPGKDVVLALDCAATEFFRDGKYEISGENLSLSPHEMAEYLAKLASDYPIKSIEDGMGEDDFEGWKALTDMVGDRVQLVGDDLFVTNPDRLRMGIDKGLANSLLVKVNQIGTLSETLQAVDIAHRAGYTSVMSHRSGETEDATIADLAVATNCGQIKTGSLARSDRLAKYNQLIRIEEELGDSAFYAGKGCFGRLA, from the coding sequence ATGACAGCAATCATCGACGTCCACGCCCGCGAAATCCTCGATTCCAGAGGCAATCCCACAGTGGAAGTCGACGTGCTGCTGGAAGATGGCAGCATGGGCCGCGCAGCGGTGCCGTCGGGTGCGTCCACCGGCGCTCACGAAGCGGTCGAATTGCGCGATGGCGATGGCGCGCGTTATCTTGGCAAAGGAGTGACGAAGGCAGTCGCCGCGGTGAATGGCCCGGTGGCCGATCTGCTGCTGGAAATGGACGCCGAGGATCAACGCGATATCGATCTCGCCATGATTGCGCTCGACGGCACGTCCAACAAGGGCAAGCTGGGTGCGAATGCCCTTCTCGGCGCGAGCATGGCGGTGGCCAAGGCCGCCGCCTCTGCGCGCGGCATGCCCCTCTATGCTTATATCGGCGGCGTTTCCGCCCATACGCTGCCGGTGCCGATGATGAACATCGTCAATGGCGGCGAGCATGCCGACAATCCCATCGATGTGCAGGAATTCATGGTGATGCCGGTCGGCGCCGACAGCCTGGCCGAGGCGGTGCGCTGGGGCAGCGAGATTTTCCATACGCTGAAGAAAGGCCTGGCGGACAAGGGGCTGTCCACTTCCGTCGGCGACGAAGGCGGTTTCGCGCCCGATCTCGCCAGCACGCGCGATGCGCTTGATTTCATCATGGCCTCTGTACAGAAGGCAGGCTTTACGCCGGGTAAGGATGTGGTGCTGGCGCTGGATTGCGCGGCAACCGAATTCTTCCGCGACGGCAAGTACGAGATTTCGGGCGAGAACCTCTCCCTATCCCCGCATGAAATGGCGGAATATCTCGCCAAACTGGCCAGCGATTATCCGATCAAGTCCATCGAGGACGGGATGGGCGAAGACGACTTCGAAGGCTGGAAAGCGCTTACCGACATGGTGGGGGATCGGGTGCAGCTCGTGGGCGACGACCTTTTCGTCACCAATCCCGACCGACTGCGGATGGGCATCGACAAAGGCCTCGCCAATTCTCTGCTCGTCAAGGTCAACCAGATCGGCACGCTGTCCGAAACGCTGCAGGCCGTCGATATCGCCCACCGCGCGGGCTACACGTCGGTGATGAGCCACCGCAGTGGAGAAACCGAGGACGCGACCATCGCCGATCTCGCCGTCGCCACCAATTGTGGACAGATCAAGACCGGCTCGCTCGCCCGTTCGGACAGGCTGGCGAAATACAACCAGTTGATCCGGATCGAGGAAGAACTGGGCGACAGCGCCTTTTACGCCGGGAAAGGCTGCTTCGGCCGCCTGGCCTGA
- a CDS encoding thiol-disulfide oxidoreductase DCC family protein, whose amino-acid sequence MRGRQGTGKGQARAEDAYSAGRTVGASGLSALPDGPIILFDAECVLCSANAEFILTHDRAERFHLASMQGDVGAALFRRHGIDPQDPETLLLVDGDRVLKNSDAVLAIWYGLGWPWKMAGLARIVPRAIRDPVYRLVARNRYRWFGKRKMCWMAPPEYRSRVL is encoded by the coding sequence ATGAGGGGTAGGCAAGGGACAGGTAAGGGACAGGCACGGGCCGAGGACGCATATTCGGCAGGCAGAACGGTGGGCGCAAGCGGACTGTCCGCGCTGCCGGACGGACCGATCATTCTGTTCGATGCCGAATGCGTGCTCTGCTCCGCCAATGCCGAGTTCATCCTGACCCATGACCGCGCCGAGCGGTTCCACCTCGCATCGATGCAGGGCGATGTCGGCGCGGCGCTGTTTCGGCGTCACGGTATCGATCCGCAAGATCCGGAAACCCTGCTGCTGGTCGATGGCGACCGCGTGCTGAAGAACAGTGACGCGGTGCTGGCGATCTGGTACGGCCTCGGCTGGCCGTGGAAGATGGCCGGCCTTGCCCGCATTGTGCCGCGGGCTATTCGCGATCCGGTCTACCGGCTGGTCGCGCGAAATCGCTACCGCTGGTTCGGCAAGCGGAAGATGTGCTGGATGGCGCCTCCCGAATATCGCAGCCGCGTGCTCTGA
- the ribH gene encoding 6,7-dimethyl-8-ribityllumazine synthase, with protein MAHFLIVEARFYAHLNDMLIDGAKAALEKAGHSAEVVTVPGALEIPGAIALAAENGQYDGFVAIGVVIRGETYHFEIVAGESARAIMALTMDGIAIGNGILTTENEDQALVRADPAQKNKGGEAAQAAIRMLELREQFA; from the coding sequence TTGGCCCATTTCCTGATCGTGGAAGCGCGCTTCTACGCGCATTTGAACGATATGCTGATCGACGGTGCCAAGGCGGCGCTCGAAAAGGCGGGACACAGTGCCGAGGTCGTCACAGTGCCCGGCGCGTTGGAGATCCCGGGAGCGATCGCGCTCGCTGCCGAAAATGGTCAATATGACGGCTTCGTCGCCATCGGCGTGGTGATCCGGGGCGAAACCTATCATTTCGAGATCGTCGCCGGCGAAAGCGCGCGGGCGATCATGGCGCTGACGATGGACGGAATCGCGATTGGCAACGGCATCCTCACCACGGAGAACGAAGACCAAGCACTCGTTCGCGCCGATCCCGCGCAGAAGAACAAGGGCGGCGAAGCGGCGCAGGCGGCGATCCGGATGCTGGAACTGCGCGAACAGTTCGCATGA
- the ribB gene encoding 3,4-dihydroxy-2-butanone-4-phosphate synthase codes for MSDTTINKVREIIDSGRLTKAGLARASGLHANTLRDCTEPNWNPTSETLSKLDRFLTENDDTPVLVGIEEIIEEARNGRMYILVDDEDRENEGDLIIPAQMATPAAVNFMATHGRGLICLSLDQKRVKQLGLQPMSRNNRESMQTAFTTSIEAKEGVTTGISAADRARTISVAIDSAKGSDDLVTPGHVFPLTARPGGVLVRAGHTEAAVDISRLAGLNPSGVICEIMNDDGSMARLDDLIAFARKHDMKIGTIRDLIAYRMRHDHLVERGEERAFESDYGGQWRLTTYRNKVSDNEAYVLQKGRVTEGEATLARVHPISVFDDVLGEPGPRKRTLQRAMQAVGDYGSGVIVILTGRVGASRNWSADDELRNVGIGSQILADLGVHDMILLTNSQPNVVAIEGYGLNIVGHHPIPE; via the coding sequence ATGAGCGATACAACAATTAACAAGGTGCGCGAAATTATTGACTCGGGCAGGCTCACCAAAGCCGGCCTCGCCCGCGCGTCCGGTCTTCATGCGAACACGCTACGCGATTGCACGGAGCCGAACTGGAATCCGACGAGCGAGACGCTGAGCAAGCTCGACCGCTTTCTGACCGAGAACGACGATACCCCCGTCCTCGTCGGGATCGAGGAGATCATCGAGGAAGCGCGCAACGGTCGCATGTATATCCTGGTCGACGATGAGGACCGGGAGAATGAGGGCGACCTTATCATTCCGGCCCAGATGGCTACCCCGGCTGCCGTCAATTTCATGGCAACGCATGGCCGCGGCCTGATCTGCCTCTCGCTCGACCAGAAACGCGTGAAGCAGCTTGGCCTGCAGCCGATGAGCCGCAACAATCGCGAAAGCATGCAGACCGCTTTCACCACGTCGATCGAGGCGAAGGAAGGCGTGACTACCGGTATTTCCGCCGCGGACCGGGCGCGCACCATCTCGGTGGCCATCGACAGCGCGAAAGGCTCGGACGATCTCGTGACCCCCGGCCATGTTTTCCCGCTGACCGCGCGCCCGGGCGGCGTGCTAGTGCGCGCCGGGCATACCGAGGCGGCGGTCGATATCTCACGGCTGGCTGGCCTCAATCCGAGCGGCGTCATCTGCGAAATCATGAACGATGACGGGTCGATGGCTCGCCTGGACGATCTGATCGCTTTTGCGCGCAAGCACGACATGAAGATCGGCACGATACGCGACCTGATCGCCTATCGCATGCGGCACGATCACCTGGTCGAACGCGGCGAGGAACGCGCTTTCGAGAGCGATTACGGTGGCCAATGGCGGCTGACGACTTATCGAAACAAGGTCTCCGACAACGAGGCCTATGTCCTTCAGAAAGGCCGCGTGACCGAAGGCGAGGCCACCCTCGCCCGCGTCCATCCGATCTCCGTCTTCGACGATGTGTTGGGTGAGCCGGGCCCGCGCAAGCGCACGTTGCAACGCGCCATGCAGGCGGTGGGCGATTACGGCTCAGGCGTGATCGTCATCCTGACGGGCCGCGTCGGCGCGAGCCGCAACTGGTCTGCCGATGACGAGTTGCGCAATGTCGGCATCGGTTCGCAAATCCTTGCCGATCTCGGCGTGCACGACATGATCCTGCTCACCAATTCCCAACCCAATGTCGTCGCGATCGAGGGCTATGGCCTCAACATCGTCGGCCACCATCCCATTCCGGAGTAA
- a CDS encoding flavin reductase family protein gives MHMPQSANPALIEAFRNSMRHVAATVYAVTTSHEGHHWGILATAVSSLSFSPPSLLACINRDASLHEPMAQAEKFCVNVLGLGNRDVADHFMASAADRFAVGEWEEHQGVPVLASAQSSLICEVADRHTFGTHTIFIGAVLEANHRQDATPLTYFDRNYIDISEAPQRDRRG, from the coding sequence ATGCACATGCCCCAATCCGCCAATCCTGCGCTCATCGAGGCCTTCCGCAATTCCATGCGCCACGTCGCGGCGACGGTCTATGCCGTCACCACGAGCCATGAGGGGCATCATTGGGGCATCCTTGCCACTGCGGTCAGCTCCCTCAGTTTTTCCCCGCCGTCGCTACTGGCCTGCATCAATCGCGACGCTTCGCTGCATGAGCCGATGGCGCAGGCCGAGAAATTTTGCGTGAACGTGCTGGGACTTGGCAATCGCGACGTCGCCGATCATTTCATGGCGTCCGCTGCCGACAGGTTCGCCGTCGGCGAATGGGAGGAGCATCAGGGCGTGCCCGTCCTCGCCTCTGCGCAGTCCAGCCTGATTTGCGAAGTCGCTGACCGGCATACTTTCGGCACACACACGATTTTCATCGGCGCCGTACTGGAAGCGAACCATCGGCAGGATGCGACACCGCTGACGTATTTCGATCGCAACTACATCGATATCAGCGAAGCTCCGCAGCGGGATCGGCGGGGCTAG
- a CDS encoding M48 family metallopeptidase has product MGFLLNTLVAIMPLVSLAQAAPMQDALATQDLRLAVLADRMLEANAGLCARTMPLPGIILHSVDQYRGEGRSDGFANGPIEILVVIPGSPAAQADLRPGDAIVSIGDTPVPQTAASGKHLRETAFDLIARQPGDAALALRIRRDGEMQDHRLDTAVGCRALVEITAADTPRARSDGQVIQIRMDFARSLTNAELAAVFAHELAHSILDHRRRKAELGETTTAARAAEVEADRLSVHLLANAGLDPMAAAQFWRSGASEPFASGLPFRSDHPRRERRAEIIEREIAIYLPTASGPTWPGHLLALRELPLD; this is encoded by the coding sequence ATGGGGTTCTTGCTGAACACACTGGTAGCGATCATGCCTTTAGTGTCGCTCGCCCAGGCCGCGCCGATGCAGGATGCGTTGGCGACACAGGATCTTCGCTTGGCCGTCTTGGCGGACCGCATGCTTGAAGCGAATGCGGGTCTTTGCGCTAGAACCATGCCGCTTCCTGGCATCATCCTGCACAGCGTTGACCAATATCGCGGCGAGGGACGGTCGGATGGCTTTGCCAATGGACCAATCGAAATTCTCGTCGTGATACCTGGCTCTCCAGCGGCCCAAGCCGATCTGCGACCGGGCGATGCCATCGTGTCGATCGGCGACACGCCGGTGCCGCAAACCGCCGCATCGGGTAAACACCTAAGGGAGACCGCCTTCGATCTAATCGCGCGGCAACCTGGCGATGCCGCACTTGCTCTCAGGATACGACGCGACGGGGAAATGCAGGATCATCGTCTCGACACCGCGGTGGGATGCCGCGCCCTGGTCGAGATCACCGCCGCCGATACGCCGCGCGCGCGATCGGATGGGCAGGTCATCCAGATACGCATGGATTTCGCGAGGTCGCTTACAAATGCAGAACTCGCCGCCGTTTTCGCGCACGAACTGGCGCATTCCATTCTCGACCACCGCAGGCGAAAAGCCGAGTTAGGCGAAACCACAACCGCTGCTCGCGCGGCGGAAGTGGAGGCCGACCGCCTGTCCGTCCATCTTCTGGCGAATGCAGGACTCGATCCGATGGCAGCCGCGCAATTCTGGCGTTCGGGAGCGAGCGAACCTTTCGCCAGCGGCCTGCCCTTTCGGTCCGATCATCCGCGCCGCGAGCGGCGCGCGGAAATTATCGAGCGCGAAATTGCAATATATCTGCCGACGGCATCCGGCCCGACCTGGCCCGGACATTTGCTGGCGCTGCGCGAGCTCCCTCTGGACTAG
- a CDS encoding DUF11 domain-containing protein gives MAQETAAGSTITNTVTVDFQVGGVAQTAVTDSDTFTVDRKIDVTVASVGASPNVSAGQTGVVRQFTVTNDSNATVGFALTAQGAAGGGYIPQNVVIFDDIDGDGEYDAGEEITFIDTLGQDETRNVWVKFDVPNTATNGQATDIILVANAHEADTGAIGAEIEATTGPNDPDAIDTVLADGIGVAGVDAANAGDHADSHTVAVNAADMSVQKFSTVVWDPVNMTTNPKAIPGARVQYCIAVTNASGAATATNVVVDDDLPGEVTFFPDAYGTTGDVIVDGTLSGGLCTGGSEVDGYTTADTNVNESMSDIAGGQTRTLYFTVTID, from the coding sequence ATGGCTCAGGAGACCGCCGCCGGTTCCACGATTACCAACACAGTGACGGTCGACTTCCAGGTCGGCGGCGTCGCGCAGACGGCTGTCACCGATAGCGACACGTTTACGGTCGATCGCAAGATCGACGTGACCGTGGCGTCGGTCGGCGCATCACCGAACGTCTCCGCCGGGCAGACAGGCGTCGTTCGCCAGTTCACCGTTACGAACGACTCCAACGCCACTGTCGGCTTCGCGCTTACGGCGCAGGGTGCAGCAGGCGGCGGCTACATACCGCAAAACGTCGTCATCTTTGACGATATCGATGGCGACGGCGAATATGATGCCGGTGAAGAAATTACCTTCATCGACACGCTTGGCCAGGATGAGACCAGAAATGTCTGGGTCAAGTTCGACGTTCCGAACACGGCAACGAATGGGCAGGCGACCGACATCATCCTCGTAGCCAATGCACACGAGGCCGACACGGGTGCCATCGGCGCTGAGATCGAAGCGACCACCGGTCCGAACGATCCCGATGCGATCGACACCGTGCTCGCCGACGGCATCGGCGTTGCCGGCGTCGACGCAGCGAATGCTGGCGATCATGCTGACAGTCACACAGTTGCGGTCAATGCGGCCGATATGAGCGTGCAGAAATTCAGCACGGTCGTGTGGGACCCCGTCAATATGACGACCAATCCTAAAGCCATCCCGGGTGCCCGAGTGCAGTACTGCATCGCGGTCACCAACGCTTCGGGTGCGGCGACGGCCACGAACGTGGTCGTGGACGACGACCTGCCTGGTGAGGTGACGTTCTTCCCTGACGCCTACGGCACGACCGGCGATGTCATCGTCGACGGCACGCTCAGCGGTGGCCTTTGCACCGGTGGTAGCGAGGTCGACGGATACACCACGGCCGATACGAACGTGAACGAAAGCATGTCGGATATCGCCGGCGGCCAGACACGCACGCTCTATTTCACGGTCACGATCGATTGA
- a CDS encoding DUF11 domain-containing protein, with amino-acid sequence MLGLMRPDLATAQSTATVDWTTLGAPSTGALPNPSTATASDGTTTATVRYSTVANGTPFVPLLDTFVSYYDPSFGGFAGTLLMNFDNSTYDPGDKLTTEITLNRSVTGLQFILTDIDTSSWVDAVEVFYDNGDGTWRNVAETASFYTAGSAATRTNNATVNGWRGTANVAASQTTGNIAFSFGTTLVKRVRIVYFSYTGTGDPGGQVSGISDLTFNRAFADLSLTKLLLTPSPTNGSAATFRLTLNNAASSSLSATGVRVRDTLPAGFAYTSSTGTGTFDPATGIWNVGTLARNQNVSMEITGTVNATSGAVLTNRAEVSASDQADPDSTPNNGVTSEDDFASATLAVGGTRAAGTPPALFCPNQSIVFDWDNVNWIRGSLNNTYALGSLGNISFSITNQGTFVAKADYGGDIPGLSSTINGGLAGGGRSLVYHTNMPDRASEATTTIALPDVMRGAQFQVFDIDSSGSFADRVQVEGRLQGATVQPVLTNGSANYIVGNEARGDGSSSDTQANGNITVTFSQPIDTIIIRYGNHAAAPADPGNQGVALHDITFCRPTTTLTVDKTSRLLSDPVDIGDTDFHIPGAIVEYCLVTSNTGQSRATDIRMNDVIPPQMTYVPGSIRSGATCSGAKTVEDDDAAGADESDPVGAQFLSSGEVRASAAQLSPGASIAIIFRTQIN; translated from the coding sequence GTGCTCGGACTCATGCGTCCGGATCTAGCGACCGCTCAGAGCACTGCCACCGTTGACTGGACGACGCTTGGGGCTCCAAGCACTGGGGCGTTGCCCAACCCATCGACCGCCACCGCGAGCGATGGCACGACGACGGCAACCGTCCGCTATTCGACCGTCGCCAACGGCACTCCGTTCGTTCCGCTGCTCGACACATTCGTCAGCTATTACGATCCCAGTTTCGGTGGCTTTGCCGGCACCCTGCTGATGAATTTCGATAACTCCACCTACGATCCCGGTGATAAGCTGACCACTGAGATTACCCTGAATCGGTCCGTCACCGGACTGCAGTTCATCCTCACGGATATCGACACGTCCAGTTGGGTGGATGCTGTCGAGGTATTCTACGACAATGGGGACGGCACCTGGCGCAACGTGGCCGAGACGGCTTCGTTCTATACCGCAGGAAGCGCCGCGACGCGCACCAACAACGCCACCGTGAATGGCTGGCGCGGCACTGCAAATGTGGCGGCCAGTCAGACGACGGGCAATATAGCTTTCAGTTTCGGCACCACGCTCGTCAAGCGGGTGCGCATTGTCTATTTCAGCTACACAGGCACGGGCGATCCGGGGGGGCAGGTGTCCGGCATCAGCGACCTCACCTTCAACCGCGCTTTCGCCGATCTCTCTTTGACGAAGCTATTGCTCACGCCATCGCCGACGAACGGTAGCGCCGCGACGTTCCGCCTGACTTTGAACAATGCCGCAAGCTCCAGCCTGAGCGCGACAGGTGTCCGGGTGCGCGACACGCTTCCCGCAGGCTTTGCTTACACATCATCGACCGGCACGGGTACGTTCGATCCGGCCACCGGAATCTGGAACGTCGGCACATTGGCGCGAAACCAGAATGTGAGCATGGAGATCACGGGGACGGTGAATGCGACCTCGGGTGCAGTGCTGACCAACCGTGCGGAGGTTTCCGCCAGCGATCAGGCCGACCCAGATTCCACGCCGAACAATGGTGTCACCAGCGAAGACGATTTTGCCTCCGCAACGCTTGCAGTTGGCGGAACGAGAGCGGCTGGCACGCCCCCAGCGCTGTTCTGTCCCAACCAGTCGATCGTGTTCGATTGGGATAACGTGAATTGGATTCGTGGTTCGCTCAACAACACATACGCTCTGGGTAGCCTCGGCAACATTTCATTTTCGATCACCAATCAGGGCACGTTTGTGGCCAAAGCGGACTATGGCGGGGACATCCCCGGCCTATCCAGCACGATCAATGGCGGCTTGGCGGGAGGCGGTCGATCACTCGTGTACCACACCAATATGCCAGATCGCGCGAGTGAAGCCACCACTACAATCGCACTTCCGGACGTCATGCGGGGTGCACAGTTCCAAGTATTTGACATAGACTCTTCAGGTTCCTTTGCAGATCGCGTGCAAGTGGAAGGGAGATTGCAGGGCGCGACCGTGCAGCCCGTACTTACCAACGGCTCGGCAAACTATATCGTCGGCAATGAGGCGCGGGGTGATGGCTCGTCGAGCGATACGCAGGCCAATGGCAACATCACGGTGACGTTCTCGCAGCCTATCGATACGATTATCATTCGATATGGCAATCACGCGGCCGCTCCTGCCGATCCTGGCAATCAGGGCGTTGCACTGCACGACATTACTTTCTGCCGACCCACAACGACCTTGACAGTCGACAAGACCAGTCGCTTGCTTAGCGATCCGGTCGATATCGGCGATACCGATTTCCATATTCCCGGTGCGATCGTGGAATACTGTCTCGTCACTTCTAACACCGGCCAATCGCGCGCGACCGATATCCGCATGAATGACGTCATCCCTCCGCAAATGACCTACGTCCCCGGCTCTATCCGGTCTGGCGCCACTTGCTCCGGTGCGAAGACAGTTGAAGACGACGACGCGGCAGGTGCCGATGAAAGCGACCCGGTCGGCGCGCAGTTTCTTTCGAGCGGTGAAGTTCGCGCGAGTGCTGCTCAGCTATCACCCGGCGCAAGCATAGCGATCATTTTCCGGACGCAGATCAACTGA
- the rodA gene encoding rod shape-determining protein RodA: MTLPASLAQFPWRVVIPLTLLVAFGAAVLHSAAGGSMSPYADKHLIRYTVFLGMALAISYFPQEWARLAAIPGYIAVLLLLMAVEAMGQLGGGAQRWLDLGFMRLQPSEIMKPGIVLIIAAFYHVLPVGMINTWRALLVPLGLIAVPMGMVLLQPDLGTALAIAFGGIVTMFLAGLPQKWFIAGGVAAAIAAPLAYFFGLKPYQQQRVLTFLDPESDPLGTGYHITQSKIAIGSGGISGKGFGEGSQSQLDYLPEPETDFVFATMAEEWGLIGGILVLLIFGIVLRWGLTVARDAQDRFSRLLAGGLTATIFFYVAINLMMVMGLAPVVGIPLPFMSHGGSSMMTNMLCVGGLMMVERWNRQPAGANF; encoded by the coding sequence ATCACCCTGCCCGCCTCACTCGCCCAGTTTCCGTGGCGAGTGGTTATTCCTCTCACTCTGCTGGTGGCATTTGGCGCGGCCGTTCTGCACTCCGCGGCAGGCGGGTCCATGAGTCCCTATGCGGACAAGCACTTGATCCGATATACCGTTTTTCTCGGTATGGCGCTGGCCATCTCCTACTTTCCACAGGAATGGGCCCGCCTGGCAGCGATCCCGGGCTATATAGCGGTTCTACTGTTGCTGATGGCGGTCGAGGCGATGGGGCAGCTGGGCGGCGGCGCGCAGCGCTGGCTCGATCTCGGCTTCATGCGACTGCAGCCCTCCGAGATCATGAAGCCCGGCATCGTCCTCATCATCGCTGCTTTTTACCACGTGCTCCCGGTCGGAATGATCAACACCTGGCGAGCACTTCTTGTCCCGCTCGGCCTCATCGCAGTGCCGATGGGCATGGTTCTTCTTCAGCCTGACCTTGGAACTGCGCTTGCCATCGCCTTTGGCGGCATCGTGACGATGTTCTTAGCCGGTCTGCCGCAGAAATGGTTCATCGCCGGCGGCGTTGCCGCAGCCATCGCAGCGCCGCTCGCCTATTTCTTCGGCCTTAAGCCTTACCAGCAGCAGCGTGTGCTCACCTTCCTCGACCCGGAGAGCGATCCACTCGGCACCGGCTATCACATAACGCAGTCGAAGATCGCGATAGGTTCGGGCGGAATTTCGGGCAAGGGTTTCGGCGAAGGATCGCAGAGCCAGCTCGATTATCTTCCCGAGCCCGAAACCGACTTCGTCTTCGCCACTATGGCAGAGGAATGGGGCCTGATCGGCGGAATCCTCGTTCTGCTGATCTTCGGCATTGTGCTCCGCTGGGGGCTGACAGTCGCGCGCGATGCGCAGGACCGCTTCTCCCGCCTTCTTGCGGGTGGCCTGACGGCGACAATCTTCTTCTACGTCGCGATCAATCTGATGATGGTGATGGGCCTGGCGCCGGTCGTCGGCATCCCGCTACCCTTCATGAGCCACGGGGGCTCCTCCATGATGACCAACATGCTGTGTGTCGGGGGACTCATGATGGTGGAGCGGTGGAATAGACAGCCCGCCGGCGCCAACTTTTAG